A genomic segment from Brienomyrus brachyistius isolate T26 chromosome 9, BBRACH_0.4, whole genome shotgun sequence encodes:
- the LOC125749343 gene encoding protein FAM8A1-like — protein sequence MLVWSPRLFLCFEVDGQSNMSDSGFRLQNKGETVCDGTTRRRSVANMISPNPGVDKKTMDLKTDSGEKMTTTEYCRKLQEWMWQYYGGYASWLSCTAMSAFPLPSCAPANEAQVVLPWGAPQLPDARGLHGDQFSYLPPNQFVGVPSAGLQTGEVTAGGPPVPNTAPAVPRAAQQQQQINRNTQQAGREYTIPSPLQRFFAEMVDFFILFFIKATIILSVMHLSGIKDISKFAMHLIVEEIDQDTSMEDLQHMMLVALVYRVLVCLYEIICIWGAGGATPGKFLLGLRVVTCDTSVLVRPNRVLVVPATNVKFSASTVRALNKNFSIALFFPAFITLLFFQHNRTVYDIVAGTIVVKRGGAR from the exons ATGTTGGTATGGTCGCCCCGGCTTTTCCTGTGTTTTGAAGTTGATGGGCAATCGAACATGTCGGATTCGGGATTCCGATTGCAAAACAAGGGGGAAACAGTTTGCGACGGAACGACGCGGCGCAGGTCAGTGGCAAACATGATATCGCCTAATCCGGGGGTGGATAAGAAGACGATGGACCTCAAGACAGACTCGGGGGAAAAGATGACGACGACAGAATACTGCAGGAAATTACAGGAGTGGATGTGGCAGTACTACGGCGGCTACGCCAGCTGGCTCAGCTGCACGGCGATGTCCGCCTTTCCCTTGCCGTCCTGCGCTCCGGCGAACGAAGCCCAAGTTGTCCTTCCCTGGGGGGCGCCGCAGCTGCCCGATGCCCGCGGTCTCCACGGAGATCAGTTTTCTTACCTACCCCCGAATCAGTTCGTTGGGGTCCCATCCGCAGGTCTCCAAACGGGGGAGGTGACAGCTGGGGGTCCCCCTGTGCCCAACACCGCTCCCGCTGTCCCGAGAGCCgcgcaacagcagcagcaaattaACAGAAACACTCAACAAGCAG gTCGGGAATACACGATTCCTTCTCCTCTGCAAAGATTTTTCGCAGAAATGGTGGATTTCTTCATTCTTTTCTTCATAAAGGCCACCATTATCCTCAGCGTCATGCACTTAAGTGGAATTAA GGACATTTCCAAATTTGCCATGCATTTAATTGTGGAAGAAATAGATCAGGACACTTCGATGGAAGACCTACAGCATATGATGCTGGTGGCTCTTGTCTATAGGGTGCTGGTATGCCTCTATGAG ATTATATGTATCTGGGGAGCCGGAGGAGCCACACCTGGGAAGTTCCTTCTTGGCCTTCGTGTTGTTACGTGTGACACCTCGGTCCTGGTGCGACCCAACCGGGTTCTGGTGGTACCTGCAACCAACGTCAAGTTTTCTGC ATCCACAGTGCGAGCCTTAAACAAGAACTTCTCCATCGCCCTCTTCTTCCCGGCGTTCATCACTCTGCTCTTCTTCCAGCACAACAGGACCGTTTACGATATCGTTGCCGGTACCATCGTGGTCAAGCGAGGTGGGGCCAGGTGA